Below is a window of Undibacterium sp. YM2 DNA.
CTAACAGATGAACAAATAAATTCGAAATACGATAAAAAGGCCGAGCGAATTGTTACGGAAACCAATCGCGAAAAATTACAAAACTTCTATGAGGCATTAAAACGGCCAGGATATATGGACCCGCGCCCTTTTTATCAGCGCAGGAATCGTTGGGATAATGAACGCCAATCTAAATTAATTGAGTCCTTCCTAATAAATATTCCGATTCCACCATTATTCGTTTATGAAATTTCCCCTAATTCTTACGAAGTAATGGATGGCCAACAAAGAATTAGCGCTATAAAAGCATTTTATTCAAATGAGCTAGTTTTAAAGGGTTTGGATAGATGGCCGGAATTGAATGGAAGAACGTATTCCAAACTTCCAGAAAAAATCAAAGCTGGAATTGATCGCCGCTCGGTCTCATGGATAACGGTTTTGCATGAGTCAACAGAAGGATCAGAAGATGCGCTAATTTTAAAACAACTCGTATTTGAAAGACTCAACACGGGTGGGGTTAAATTAAGCGCGCAAGAAATAAGAAATGCTTTATATGCAGGGCCTTTCAATGATGCACTAATCGATTTAGCAAAAAACAAAATGCACAGAAGTGCTTGGAAACTTCCAGATTATTCAGATGTAGAAGAAAAAAGTACTCCCGATTATTTGTTAGACGACCCATTTTATAAACAAATGGAGGATATTGAAGTAATACTAAGATTTTTTGCGCTAAGACATGCAAATAGCTACCGAAAGGGAATGAGTGGTTTCCTAGATCTTTACATTTTGAAGTCGCGATCATTTAAAACTCAAGAAATAGAACAACTGAAAGCTTTATACCTGGATACTTTGGAGCTCGCCCATAGGATTTATAAAGACTTGATTTTCACGCCATTTCATGCCAGAGATGGAAAATGGGGCTCGCGCCCCCAAAAGGCATTTGCTGATGCCGTCTTAGTAGCGCTTTCACATCACTTGGATAAATCATCGAAATTGATTGAGAATAGAGACAGTATTCTTGCTCAAACAAGAAATGCATTTACTGAGGACACTAAAGGAATTCTGACTGGTCGAGGTAATACTAAACAAGATGTTAAAGACAGAATTGCTTTGATGAATCGTATTTATGATGTGAACTCGAAATGACAAAATTCAATCAATATTCAAATGAATTGTCTGAAAAGTTCGATGATCTACAAAACGAGATCACCCAACTGAAATCATTACTTACATTGAACGAATGGACTCGGTCAAATCAAATTTCGTTAGGTGAAGACGCGCCGCAGCTTACCTCAAGAAATCAATTTTCAAAGTTATTTGATTACTCATCCATGTTGTTGAATCTTTACTCGTCATACGAAGATTTTATTAATGAGAGCGCAAGGATTTGGTTGAAATTCATTTCACAACAGAAAATTGCCATTGATTACGACAAGCTAGCAACGACATACTCTTATGGCGTTGCACTTATTTTGCAAAAAATTGATACCTCACCTCGATATGCCAATTTAAACAAAAAAGATTTAATAAAAAGTTTAAATGATGCGATTTTTGATACACGTGAAACGGTCTTTTTTTTTGAGCCTTTTTCAGCCGACCTAAATAATTTAAGACTCGCTGAATTGGAAAATTTATGTGCACGACTTCAATTAACAAACATTAGAAATTGGTTCGAAGAAGATATAGGACTATTAAAATTATGCGAAGAATCAGACCATACTGTTGAATCACGATTGAAAGATTTTATTGAGCGCCGCAATGAAGTAGCCCATGGAAGAAGAACCAGTGAAATCTATGCATTAGGCCCCTTAAAAGATCTAGGAAATTTTATTGTTGAACTGTGCCGGTCAATTACTGAATTTCTAATGTCAAAGATGCTTTTCAATTGGTCACATATCGAGATTGGAAAAATTTCCGAAAAACTGCAGAAAGCCGATGCATATATATTTAAAACAAAGACGCATGCTTTTAGCACTGGCGTTGATATCTATATCGCTGGAAAATCTCGATGTAAAAAAGCGAAAATATTGGAAATTCAAGTCAATGGCTTTTGTACTGACTCACTAGTACCATTTTACGAAACTGAAGTGGGTGCAAAATTTTCAACAGAAGCGTTTAAAAAGGACCGTTTGTTTATAATGGACTAAATTCTCTGATTCACCAAATCGATTAACAACCCATCGGCACCAGAATGTCTCGCGCCATATTAAAAGCTGCACAATCCCACGCTGCTTTTGGAGTTAAGGAAACGTAATAAATCAGCGAATTCAGCGGCAGTATTATTGTCCGAGTCTTTGATTTTGCGACCCAAGTTCAGACATCGTATCCCGATATAAGGCAAAAATAAACTGTTGATATTGCTCCAAATTATTGGATCAATACTCCCTACCTTTGGCGCGTTGACCATCAAACTGCCCCCTCCCAAAACCCGTCAAATTCCAGTGCCCTGACACGCCGCCTGTCTTGAGATTTATTTTTCCATCAAAACTCGCTGAGCCTGCCAGGCCCTTCCCTGTCATCTGCACGACACCATTGGTCGATACTTTACCGGTGATCGTAAAGCTGCTGTGGGCGGTGCCTGAATCGGCAGAGCCAAAGATGTTGCCGGTGTGATCGACGTGGATATAAAACGTGCCTGCATCGGCGCCGTTATAGCTGCCGTAGTAATCACCAAGAATACCCGTATAGCCAGATTCACTGCCCTCAGCTTGTGCTGATTCCCTGGCTATGGATGTTGCCTGCGAGCGAAGCTGGGCAAGACTGACTGCGGCTTTGGCGGGTACTTCTGCTTCGGTGCCAGCGGTTATGTCGGCAAACGATTTTGCTGTTGGTGTAGGTGTGGGCAATTTCTCAGTTGGTGCATCACTCGTGGCCGCCCTGGGTGCTTGCACGGATTCTTTTTTGATCGCAGGTGACAGCTTTTGATCATCTGCTTTTTGAAGCTCTGCTTCTTGACGTTCTTCTTTTCGATGCTCATTTTTTGGCGGCAATGATTCTTTTTGCGCCGTAACAGGCGTCAGGAAAGTCACGGCTGTTCCAGATACTGCTTTGTCTGCCTGCGGAGTGTAAGTGCGTGATAAAGCCAGGAAGAACAGGACGTGCATTATCAGGATGACGATCAAGGGTCGCATCCTGATATGACTACTGAATTGCAATGTTTGCTGTAGCGATGTCATTCCATTTTTTAATGCGGTTTTTCGCTGAAGGCTGCAGGCAGTTCTGCCTGCAACCTTGAGTTTACTGTGCCAGCGGAAAATCTGTATTGATGATCTTGTTGCCGATATCAGCCACGCTGACATCTGCATTCGATAATATCACGACGCCTTTGCCCGCTTTTTTATCGAAGGCGATGTAGCTGCTGTAGCCACCTGTCTTGCCTTCAAGACCCAGGATGGCGCTGTCAAATTTATTGTTATAGCCACCCCAGACCAGCAAGAGGCGGTTGCCTATTTCAAAGGGCATCTGCAGTTTGCGTATGGTGCCGTTCAAGGGTGTCTTGGCCTGGTCCATATTGGCAGCGAGGAACTTGAGCATGTCATTGGCAGATGAGTGCAAGCCACCCGCACCTTCGAAGGCGCTGAAGTTCCAGGCCGGTGCTACGGCAAATTGTGCCTTGCTGCTATAGCCTGTTGCCATGCGCTTTTGCAAGTCTGCATTG
It encodes the following:
- a CDS encoding DUF262 domain-containing protein; translation: MPFFSESELSMWDKSPSETPQAQLTDEQINSKYDKKAERIVTETNREKLQNFYEALKRPGYMDPRPFYQRRNRWDNERQSKLIESFLINIPIPPLFVYEISPNSYEVMDGQQRISAIKAFYSNELVLKGLDRWPELNGRTYSKLPEKIKAGIDRRSVSWITVLHESTEGSEDALILKQLVFERLNTGGVKLSAQEIRNALYAGPFNDALIDLAKNKMHRSAWKLPDYSDVEEKSTPDYLLDDPFYKQMEDIEVILRFFALRHANSYRKGMSGFLDLYILKSRSFKTQEIEQLKALYLDTLELAHRIYKDLIFTPFHARDGKWGSRPQKAFADAVLVALSHHLDKSSKLIENRDSILAQTRNAFTEDTKGILTGRGNTKQDVKDRIALMNRIYDVNSK
- a CDS encoding MAE_28990/MAE_18760 family HEPN-like nuclease, with protein sequence MTKFNQYSNELSEKFDDLQNEITQLKSLLTLNEWTRSNQISLGEDAPQLTSRNQFSKLFDYSSMLLNLYSSYEDFINESARIWLKFISQQKIAIDYDKLATTYSYGVALILQKIDTSPRYANLNKKDLIKSLNDAIFDTRETVFFFEPFSADLNNLRLAELENLCARLQLTNIRNWFEEDIGLLKLCEESDHTVESRLKDFIERRNEVAHGRRTSEIYALGPLKDLGNFIVELCRSITEFLMSKMLFNWSHIEIGKISEKLQKADAYIFKTKTHAFSTGVDIYIAGKSRCKKAKILEIQVNGFCTDSLVPFYETEVGAKFSTEAFKKDRLFIMD